A window from Urocitellus parryii isolate mUroPar1 chromosome 1, mUroPar1.hap1, whole genome shotgun sequence encodes these proteins:
- the Wnt6 gene encoding protein Wnt-6, with amino-acid sequence MLPSVSSLLGLLLLLLLCPAHVGGLWWAVGSPLVMDPTSICRKARRLAGRQAELCQAEPEVVAELARGARLGVRECQFQFRFRRWNCSSHSKAFGRILQQDIRETAFVFAITAAGASHAVTQACSMGELLQCGCQAPRGRAPPRPSSLPGTPGPPAPAGSPDATAAWEWGGCGDDVDFGDEKSRLFMDARHKRGRGDIRALVQLHNNEAGRLAVRSHTRTECKCHGLSGSCALRTCWQKLPPFREVGARLLERFHGASRVMGTNDGKALLPAVRTLKPPGRADLLYAADSPDFCAPNRRTGSPGTRGRACNSSAPDLSGCDLLCCGRGHRQESVQLEENCLCRFHWCCVVQCHRCRVRKELSLCL; translated from the exons ATGCTGCCGTCCGTGTCCTCCCTCCTCGGGCTGCTGTTGCTGTTACTCCTGTGTCCAGCGCACGTCGGCGGACTGTGGTG GGCCGTGGGCAGCCCCTTGGTCATGGACCCCACCAGCATCTGCAGGAAGGCACGGCGACTGGCAGGGCGGCAGGCTGAGTTGTGCCAGGCTGAGCCAGAAGTGGTAGCAGAGTTAGCCCGGGGCGCCCGGCTTGGGGTGCGAGAGTGCCAGTTCCAGTTCCGCTTCCGACGTTGGAACTGCTCCAGCCACAGCAAAGCCTTTGGGCGCATCCTGCAGCAGG ACATTAGGGAGACTGCCTTCGTTTTTGCAATTACGGCTGCCGGCGCCAGCCACGCGGTCACACAGGCCTGTTCCATGGGCGAGCTGCTGCAGTGTGGCTGCCAGGCCCCCAGGGGCCGTGCCCCACCTCGGCCCTCCAGCCTGCCTGGCACCCCAGGGCCCCCTGCACCCGCAGGCTCCCCAGACGCCACCGCTGCCTGGGAGTGGGGAGGCTGTGGAGACGACGTGGACTTTGGGGATGAGAAGTCCAGGCTCTTTATGGATGCCCGACACAAGCGGGGACGAGGAGACATCCGAGCGTTGGTGCAACTACACAACAATGAGGCAGGCCGGCTG GCCGTGCGGAGCCACACGCGCACCGAATGCAAGTGCCACGGGCTGTCCGGCTCCTGCGCACTGCGCACCTGCTGGCAGAAGCTGCCCCCGTTCCGCGAGGTGGGAGCGCGGCTGCTGGAGCGCTTCCATGGCGCCTCACGCGTCATGGGCACCAACGACGGCAAGGCCCTACTGCCCGCCGTTCGCACGCTCAAGCCGCCAGGCCGCGCCGACCTCCTGTACGCCGCGGATTCGCCAGACTTCTGTGCCCCCAACCGGCGCACCGGCTCGCCAGGCACTCGCGGCCGTGCCTGCAACAGCAGTGCCCCGGACCTCAGTGGCTGCGATCTATTGTGCTGCGGCCGTGGGCACCGCCAAGAGAGCGTACAGCTCGAGGAGAACTGCCTGTGCCGCTTCCACTGGTGCTGCGTGGTGCAGTGCCACCGCTGCCGCGTGCGCAAGGAGCTCAGCCTCTGCCTCTGA